Part of the bacterium genome, GATAATTATGCCATAGAATTTAATAAACAAAATCTTCCCATAGTACTTGTAGATTCTTTTCATTCCAGCATGGATTCATTTTTTATAGAAAATAAAAAGGGTGCATATGCAGCTACAAAGCATTTAATTGATCTTGGGCATAAACGTGTAGGCATGATAGATGCGCAGTTGAAAAGCACTCCCGCAAAAATCAGGCTTGAAGGTTATAAATCAGCACTTAAAGACAAAGATATTCCTTTTGATAAAAAATATCTTGTGATCAGTGATTCTGATGAAAAAAGCGACGGTTTCAGCAGAGAAGCTGGTTATAGTGCAATGAAAAAACTTTTAATGCTTGGGGAAGAAAGGCCTACTGCTGTATTCGTTTCAAGCGATATTCAGGCAGTCGGTGCAATGAAGGCCATACGTGAACATAAATTAACAGTTCCTGATGATATAGCTATAATCGGATTTGATGATATAGAATTTTCCGAGGCCATTGGATTAAGCACAATGAAACAGCCCATGTTTGAGATGGGGAAAATGGCTGTTGAAATACTTCTGCAGAGAATATCCGGACAAATATCCGGTGTTTTTCATAAAAAATTTATACCTGAACTTATAATTCGAGATACATGCT contains:
- a CDS encoding substrate-binding domain-containing protein; translated protein: DNYAIEFNKQNLPIVLVDSFHSSMDSFFIENKKGAYAATKHLIDLGHKRVGMIDAQLKSTPAKIRLEGYKSALKDKDIPFDKKYLVISDSDEKSDGFSREAGYSAMKKLLMLGEERPTAVFVSSDIQAVGAMKAIREHKLTVPDDIAIIGFDDIEFSEAIGLSTMKQPMFEMGKMAVEILLQRISGQISGVFHKKFIPELIIRDTC